The Chanodichthys erythropterus isolate Z2021 chromosome 12, ASM2448905v1, whole genome shotgun sequence genome contains a region encoding:
- the LOC137031692 gene encoding uncharacterized protein isoform X2, which yields MKIILTFTLLMIPDQQIRSVRGYSGGIVIINYKYEKQEENPLIDICKTGGQCFTVTITSRAAGWEQDRRFSVQDDRSAGLLRVFIRDLNENDSGEYQITVKVSEEYSFFSEFNLIIRDDDCCVKSISLSAAAGRSVNISCKYPQSHISDVKFLCWRSGADLCAEETSVKGSRRWSPEGKIQLYDDREEQLLTGSISHVTEQDSEYWCGVQSDQGHKSFITRVLIRVTETSSPPLSSPSSSSSSSSSSTSSSTTTTTTTSSSASSFSSVRSSPFTGVSRSSTSLASLNTSAGSSLILPLVLVLVLIIAGLLLLFLCKKHQSRGGDSSSQTGPGKHEVVSHTGCDYDEIKDTHKQLPTNPSDSSDIVYATAQLPTNHCVSSNCVYATVQKASGDSHYCITSAEDLNYAVVNFHKRSDCPDSVSFRNDQDYSEYAAVNHLSA from the exons ATGAAGATCATCTTGACTTTCACTCTGCTGATGATTCCTG ATCAACAAATCAGGAGTGTGAGAGGATATTCAGGAGGAATCGTCATTATTAACTACAAATATGAGAAGCAAGAAGAGAATCCTTTGATAGACATCTGTAAAACTGGAGGtcagtgttttactgtaacaATCACTAGCAGAGCAGCAGGATGGGAACAGGACAGACGATTCTCCGTTCAGGATGACAGATCTGCAGGTCTCTTACGTGTGTTTATCAGAGATCTGAATGAGAACGACTCTGGAGAATATCAGATTACAGTCAAAGTTTCTGAAGAATACAGTTTCTTCTCTGAGTTTAATCTGATCATCAGAGACG ATGATTGTTGTGTGAAGAGCATCAGTCTATCAGCTGCTGCAGGAAGATCTGTGAACATCAGCTGCAAATACCCACAATCCCACATTAGTGATGTGAAGTTTCTCTGCTGGAGATCTGGAGCTGATCTCTGTGCTGAAGAGACATCTGTGAAGGGGAGCAGAAGATGGAGTCCTGAGGGAAAGATCCAGCTGTATGATGACAGAGAAGAGCAGCTCCTGACGGGAAGCATCAGTCATGTGACTGAACAAGATTCAGAATACTGGTGTGGAGTTCAGTCTGATCAAGGACACAAGAGCTTCATCACACGAGTCCTGATCAGAGTTACAG AAACATCATCACCACCAttatcatcaccatcatcatcatcatcatcatcatcatcatcaacatcatcatcaacaacaacaacaacaacaacatcttCATCTGCTTCCTCTTTCTCATCAGTCAGATCTTCACCGTTCACAGGCGTTTCCAGATCTTCTACATCACTGGCGTCTCTAAACACATCAGCAG GCTCTTCTCTGATCCTTCCTCTGGTTCTGGTTCTGGTTCTGATCATCGCTGGACTCTTATTACTGTTTCTCTGTAAGAAGCATCAGTCTCGAG GTGGTGATTCGTCATCTCAGACTGGACCAGGAAAACATGAAGTG GTTTCTCACACTGGTTGTGATTATGACGAGATTAAAGACACTCACAAACAATTACCCACAAACCCCTCTGATTCTTCTGACATTGTTTATGCCACTGCCCAATTACCCACAAACCACTGTGTTTCCTCTAACTGTGTTTACGCTACAGTTCAGAAAGCCTCTGGAGACTCTCATTACTGCATCACATCTGCTGAGGATCTGAATTACGCAGTGGTGAATTTCCACAAGAGATCAGACTGTCCTGACAGTGTCAGTTTCAGGAATGATCAGGATTACAGTGAATACGCTGCTGTCAATCATCTCTCTGCTTGA
- the LOC137031692 gene encoding polymeric immunoglobulin receptor-like isoform X1, with translation MKIILTFTLLMIPGVVSSISVTGYSGGGVTITCKYERGYTENEKYFCKSDQWPTKCSDLIKTNIKDKWVYSGRFSLYDDTSSAVFTVTIRDLREEDSDTYWCAVDIYLADDLYTEVNLNVIRDQQIRSVRGYSGGIVIINYKYEKQEENPLIDICKTGGQCFTVTITSRAAGWEQDRRFSVQDDRSAGLLRVFIRDLNENDSGEYQITVKVSEEYSFFSEFNLIIRDDDCCVKSISLSAAAGRSVNISCKYPQSHISDVKFLCWRSGADLCAEETSVKGSRRWSPEGKIQLYDDREEQLLTGSISHVTEQDSEYWCGVQSDQGHKSFITRVLIRVTETSSPPLSSPSSSSSSSSSSTSSSTTTTTTTSSSASSFSSVRSSPFTGVSRSSTSLASLNTSAGSSLILPLVLVLVLIIAGLLLLFLCKKHQSRGGDSSSQTGPGKHEVVSHTGCDYDEIKDTHKQLPTNPSDSSDIVYATAQLPTNHCVSSNCVYATVQKASGDSHYCITSAEDLNYAVVNFHKRSDCPDSVSFRNDQDYSEYAAVNHLSA, from the exons ATGAAGATCATCTTGACTTTCACTCTGCTGATGATTCCTG GAGTCGTGAGCTCCATTAGTGTGACGGGATATTCAGGAGGAGGAGTCACGATCACATGCAAATATGAAAGAGGAtatacagaaaatgaaaagtatttttgtaaaaGTGATCAGTGGCCTACAAAGTGCTCTGACCTCATCAAGACTAATATTAAAGATAAATGGGTTTATTCTGGAAGATTCTCTCTGTATGACGACACAAGTTCAGCAGTCTTCACTGTGACCATCAGAGATCTGAGAGAAGAGGATTCTGACACGTACTGGTGTGCAGTTGATATCTATTTAGCTGATGATTTATACACTGAAGTGAATCTGAATGTTATAAGAG ATCAACAAATCAGGAGTGTGAGAGGATATTCAGGAGGAATCGTCATTATTAACTACAAATATGAGAAGCAAGAAGAGAATCCTTTGATAGACATCTGTAAAACTGGAGGtcagtgttttactgtaacaATCACTAGCAGAGCAGCAGGATGGGAACAGGACAGACGATTCTCCGTTCAGGATGACAGATCTGCAGGTCTCTTACGTGTGTTTATCAGAGATCTGAATGAGAACGACTCTGGAGAATATCAGATTACAGTCAAAGTTTCTGAAGAATACAGTTTCTTCTCTGAGTTTAATCTGATCATCAGAGACG ATGATTGTTGTGTGAAGAGCATCAGTCTATCAGCTGCTGCAGGAAGATCTGTGAACATCAGCTGCAAATACCCACAATCCCACATTAGTGATGTGAAGTTTCTCTGCTGGAGATCTGGAGCTGATCTCTGTGCTGAAGAGACATCTGTGAAGGGGAGCAGAAGATGGAGTCCTGAGGGAAAGATCCAGCTGTATGATGACAGAGAAGAGCAGCTCCTGACGGGAAGCATCAGTCATGTGACTGAACAAGATTCAGAATACTGGTGTGGAGTTCAGTCTGATCAAGGACACAAGAGCTTCATCACACGAGTCCTGATCAGAGTTACAG AAACATCATCACCACCAttatcatcaccatcatcatcatcatcatcatcatcatcatcaacatcatcatcaacaacaacaacaacaacaacatcttCATCTGCTTCCTCTTTCTCATCAGTCAGATCTTCACCGTTCACAGGCGTTTCCAGATCTTCTACATCACTGGCGTCTCTAAACACATCAGCAG GCTCTTCTCTGATCCTTCCTCTGGTTCTGGTTCTGGTTCTGATCATCGCTGGACTCTTATTACTGTTTCTCTGTAAGAAGCATCAGTCTCGAG GTGGTGATTCGTCATCTCAGACTGGACCAGGAAAACATGAAGTG GTTTCTCACACTGGTTGTGATTATGACGAGATTAAAGACACTCACAAACAATTACCCACAAACCCCTCTGATTCTTCTGACATTGTTTATGCCACTGCCCAATTACCCACAAACCACTGTGTTTCCTCTAACTGTGTTTACGCTACAGTTCAGAAAGCCTCTGGAGACTCTCATTACTGCATCACATCTGCTGAGGATCTGAATTACGCAGTGGTGAATTTCCACAAGAGATCAGACTGTCCTGACAGTGTCAGTTTCAGGAATGATCAGGATTACAGTGAATACGCTGCTGTCAATCATCTCTCTGCTTGA